The Ciona intestinalis chromosome 9, KH, whole genome shotgun sequence genome contains the following window.
TATGACGTAACCAAACGAATGACGTAACATTTGCGCGAGCGGGTGATAGCGAAGTTTAACGATTGTGTCGGTTTGTGACGTGAAAGAACGCAGCGATTGGGAACCGAGAAATTGCGTGTGACGTCgaaataactttataaaaagacgTCGCGACAAActtatacataataataaacgCAATAAGGCGCAAAACTTGTAgcattatgttattttatatattgaagTGCAATAATATTACTGCATAGTAGTATTATAACATACAGTGTATAGTAAATAGTATGACACATTATAATACTCATGTAATCAACGAATACTTAACTCAAGTCTTGCAAGAAACCTTCTAACTTGTTACCTAGTATGCGACTAACTTCATCTTAACTGGAACCTGGTAACTCAATTTGTAGAAGGGGCATTTTATGCGATTTTAATCAGGACGGGGGCAATCAGCTGGTGCGAGGCGTCAGTTAAGTAAGCAATCGAGCCGATCAGCTTCAAGCACTAAAAAGCGggctgattgtgacgtcagtttaacattgtgacgtaacaaactaaGTTCACAATGATTCGCGATTTTGAAATTTCAAGCGCGAGTTTGGGTTCAACGTCGTTTTTAATTCTGTACGAGCGAGGTCTTACGACGAGGCATGAATCACAGGGCGActagtttaatttaacaaaaatatagtagggtggggaaaaatggaacagccttttaattataaaaacttatcctgctgactcccatagagcgctgatatttatttaaaacccgATTAGGACATTTTATTACGTGCCAAAGATGTCtcgtctcccccaccctatatctGTAAGAGTTCTGAAATATCTCTGCACATTTTTCGCAGCTATACATTTCAAGGTTCACACTGTGCAAACATATCATATGAGTTGCTTAGCTTACATCGAGGGTGGAATCAGAATATAATTTGGTGTAATGCAAAAATGAGTGTAATACGTGTTCGGTGTACGTGATAAGCTCTTGTTTGTGTTTGTACAAAACTTAAAGCCATTACTGTATGATGTTGATGATATTTGCGACATAGTTACTTTGTTTGCTGCTTGTGCAATTTAATTGAGCCATGTCCATGTAGCAGGCGTTTTCAACGGAAGTTATAGAAATTTAATTCACAAGGCGACAAGGAATTGAGTTCCGCATTAGGGAATTTTTTGTGACGTTTTATCTCGCTATAGAAATTTAGACACGTGAATCTATATTTCTCTTTGCTTCCTTTCTGTACTTTTGCACAGGcataaaagtttaacaaaagtGTTAGTTCAGGAAATATACTATTTAACCAcatttatgcttttttttaGAATGAACGTATCACCTATTAAAGATGTTCTTGTACATAAACTAACTCTGTACAATAAACGTCCAGTCTGGTTTCATGGGTATTTGCTACCTTACGTAGTAGCATACGTATGTGCAGGGatctttttaaccaaaaattatGACACTGAAAACTACGAGTATGGTATTATTATTGCTGTAGCCATATTTTTGCTTCAAGCACTCACAATTCTGTCTTGCTTTTGGTCAGTTCACTGGAGGTGTTGGTTAACTTGTTCTGAGGTAATGATGTACTATGTATTACGATAATAAGCGTGCCATTGCACAGTGGATAGTGGGCACCTGTATAACCCaaaagtaatgggttcaaggctcattactaccattgtgggcaagacacttaacagcaattgctccaacccagtggtcactaatgagttgtctaagttatcagtcatacaaagaaacaaccaccaacaaagtaacatacgtgttaactcataagcggttacaaggtgtgtgaaatagaacacccatgttataagaactgtcattttctggccacgcgaggataaagcaagttacactcattcattcattttgtaGGCTTCTTCACCTGGCATTTCCAGCTTTGCGAAAGTTGTTCCAACACCACACAATGGTTCAGTGGAATTAgttccaatttttaaaacagaaaatgggAATGgagatcagaaaatatggttgGAATTTCaaaaggttttatattattactttaagCTTTAGTCCGTCAATAGGTGTTGTGTTTATGTCTGTAgatacatattttaatttaatttcaattaggtgatttatgtttttgatCATGAAGAAAAGAAGAGATTTGAGGCTGTATCTTTTCCTGTGGAAGAAAGGTTTcaattttatcaaaactgTAAAGGATTTCAAACGGAACAGGAATATGAAGTTGCACAGCAAATATATGGAAAAAATGAGTAAATATGAATGCAACTTGGTTTATTTAAGTGTacaaattagcagcaaaaacGTATCGCAAAACTGTTACAAAAACTTACTGTCACAAATGGCGAATTtagcaatgttttttttccatatGCTTTGTAACAATGTATCataatttagacaaaaaaCAAATCACAAATACTGTTACACTTAATAActatttacaatttacataTTGCGACCTCTTATTTTAAACCTTGTATTTAATACAGAGTTTTTTGGTTTAACATCAATCTTGTTATCACAGAATGGCAATGATCATTCCTGATTTTAAAGAACTCTTTCAAGAAAGAGCTACCGCCCCATTTTTTGTGTTccaggtaaaaattaaattactttcCTTCAAGTTATAAACTTTTAttgataaacaaataaaaatagattttcaGCAATAGAAcactttaaatttgaaaatgagCTATTTAACCATAgtttcatataaaataatatattttttaattcccAGGTGTTCTGTGTTGGTCTGTGGTGCTTAGATGAGTATTGGTATTATTCCCTGTTTACTCTCTTCATGCTCGTCACATTTGAAGCTTCATTGGTTTGGCAACAACTACGAAATATGGCAGAAATACGAAAAATGGGAAATAAAGCTTATCCTATCAATGTAAGTGATTCTGTCCGTTAAAgcaaaagcaatatttttaatcaaattccAAAATTAACCCacattttgagtttttttttatttttaatgtatagctgacaacccattagtgaccattgagTTAGGGCAATTGtagttaggtgtcttgcccaaagtcacaaaaaaaacacaaacaaaaataatttcctACTAAATTACATAACCTGATAACTCAacagctgacacgaggtgtatgaaacaaaacctcatgttataataactgtcctTGCCCCACCACACCAGGTTAAACGTTCATTCGTTTATTCTATGTGTACTCAGGTGTTTCGCTGCAGAAAATGGCGGCCTATACCTAGTGATGAACTTGTGGCTGGGGACATCATTTCCCTCACAAGGTCATCTTCTGTTCCTGGAGAGGAGAAACATGTTCCTTGTGATCTTCTCATCCTGAGAGGACGAATGATCGTGGATGAAGCGATGCTGACCGGAGAATCAATACCTCAAATGAAAgttagtaaaaatattatagaaaCAACCTTAAagcataggcaccaaactttttaaaatgcaggggaggcagacAGTTAGACACctttttctataaaacaaagtttctaTGAAACAAACCTAACTTAGTAATTCgaatatttactgtttattttaatctataagggtgaggttcTTGTTAGATGACCTAGGACTTgtgccagatttggcccagtAATGATTAATACAATGCAGAAAAACCTTTACTGTtaaatgcagtgtagaaaattctGTGATATGCCATAGAAGTTATGTagttatgtttatgtaaatGTTTCTGATGACTCTTGacagttaaaaaacatatttaagaCCAAAAATACTCAAAGTTTTGcccttttttaaaatgaaatatatataatgtatatatatatatacatgtcaTTTCTTTTGCAGGAATCAATAGAAAATGTAGATCCTGAAAAAAATCTTGATTTATCGGTTCATTCACGTGTCCATGTAGTTAGCGGAGGTACTCGTATCGTACAACATGACCCACCCCCACGTACTGGGGCAAAGGAGGGAGCTTCCAGACCACCAGATAATGGATGCGTTGCATTCGTACTTAGAACTGGCTTCAATACTTCTCAGGTttgttaaatagtttttaaagtaGAAAATTTGTTACTTTTCTTTGTCCATTGACAATGTTTGTAAGGATAACTTAAAACCGGtaacattttgaaaatattggtcATAtgtcaatacacaaattttggttataaataaaaaatacctgtTATATACAATggttattaatttaaatacacttTACTTAATTTCTGTTCAATACTTTATTGTTATCAGATTAACCTTTAGCTtgagttgtttgttttgtcaagtacaatattaacattaaacttaaataaaaacttctcAGGGAAAATTGCTTCGTACAATTCTGTTTGGTGTCAAGAGAGTAACTGCAAATAATCTAGAAACATTTGcttttatactatttctattgaTGTTTGCAATAGCTGCATCTTCCTATGTTTGGATTGTGGGTAAGTAGTCAAGTCATTTTATGTCATAGCCATATATTGTCACCATATAAGTTATTAAATGAGACTTGCTTCCACCTCTGATCTGGCTGGAAAAAGACACTCGCTGTAACACGGGtgatctgttttatacaccttgtgcccacttacgagttaccacaaatgtaactttgtagctgcttgatttttttattttttattgtatatgtacatctatatatatgtatataaaggCATGTTACAATGTTTGATCttgcattttgtaaatatgttatatttaacagGGAGTGCTGATCCAAACAGAAGTCGTTACAAATTAATCTTGAACTGTGTCCTCATCCTAACATCAGTAGTTCCCCCTGAGCTTCCAATAGAACTTTCGCTCGCTGTCAATTCTTCCCTTCTTGCTCTTTCAAAATTACGtaagtttataaattgtaaatcttttttaaGCAAAGGTTCCAAAACTGGGGCTGTACATCAGTTTTAGAGTGTCGGCAATGTACAGCAATGATTTTGATTCAGTATTAAAgcgtttttctttttatcatTGGTGTTGTTTTGCATATTTCTTGTAGCATTTTTTGGTGGGGGGGtcgtaaaatataaaaataattgtcaATTTCATGTTGGTATTATACAAGAAATGAACAACTGATTAAAAGGGTTGACCATTTTGGACATAATTGTTTCATGTTGCTTTACAGACGTATTCTGCACTGAGCCGTTTCGTATTCCATTTGCTGGGAAAATAGATATCTGttgttttgataaaactgGAACACTTACTAGTGATAAACTAGTGGTAGAAGGAATTGCAGGTAAGCAAGTTATTGCTGTTAATAAGAACTAAACACTTTCATATAATTGAGCCTCTTCTGCCAAAGCACAATAGTTAGCGCACCTCCCTCTAACCTAAAGAATGCTGGTTCGAGGCTTGTTGTTGTTATCATCGTGGGCGTATTCGAGGCTTGTTGTTGTTATCATCGTAAGTTCTtagacaagacacttaccgacaattgcttcagcccagtggtcactaatgggttgttttgtcaaattatcctacagccatacataaaatcaaaacatcCCAAAGcgtataatcacccacaaagttacaacatacatggtaaatcataagcaggcacgaggtgtatgaaacagaacatttgtgGTATACCGAGTGTCCTTGCTCACCACccaagggtaaataagttttatttattcattaacaaaaaaatgaagttaCTTGTTGGAAAAAGCTTTAATAAGATTATGTTTTCCAGGTATTTGTTCTGAAGAACAATCTTCGCATGTGGAtaattttaatgaattatGTGAGGTGACAAATTCACCTGTTGATACACAGAAGGTAATTCATTTTACGAAATGctttagcaacaaaatgatTATTCCAATGTATAAGAAATGAAACGATATtgctaaaaattttttttttaattgcttaGAATTTAGATTAATAAATAACTTCTTTCAAGTAGTTTTTGCTCACAGCgtgtgtataacgactgtcattttgttactaattcccttctctttgttgttgtattaattaacctgatcttcgctactgtattcaaagaaataaataaaagttatgttatgttttgtcTAGATATCTATTTAGTATGCAATatgcaacatttttaatatatgggtTGTTGCTACGTGTAGAAGTTATGTTATACTTATGGGTTCTGATGTTATacctgtataatttttgtttagtatGACTTAATGCTTATAGGAGTCTAACAATAATTGAATTGATAGGTCCTTGCCACATGCCATGCTTTAATGAACATGGATGATGAATTAGTTGGTGATCCATTAGAACAAGCAATGTTGAAAGCAGTTGACTGCACACTTACTAAAGGTGGGTGGTTGTgtgaaaatttattatatgaCCATTTCCGTTTTTGTGTATATATGGTTATATGTTCTCTGTTGTTCAAAACAGCAAGtaaagtgttgtttttttgggttatacatattttttatttcttatttatttttttgttatatagaGTAGGcgatatatatacatatattctgttatatacttttttctgttatatatggaagaggtcctacagcgagaaATGTCACAGGACATAGAAtctaggccagagttggtccattacccctaAATAGagtttaacttttgtttaattatttagttttatatagtttaactGTATGCATTGCTTggtctatttgaataaaagccTTACACGTTGTTgcgaaaaaatgttttagtttattaaacctttttaaaaatattaggggaaaaaattgttccaaatttattattactttttttaaaatctttacaGGAGATGTGATTATTCCCAAAAGGAAGATTCCTGGATTCCAACCTCTCAAAGTTGTCCAAAGATTTCACTTCAGTTCACTTTTAAAGGTGTGGCCGCCATTTTTatattgaacttttttttttagatttgagCTTTAATTCCATACAAAGTTCAGTATAAGTAATCaaactgtattaaaaattgcaagaaaacaatataaaattccAAATAAGAATCATAATAACATTAAACTAAAGAGTTGAATTGGGTTATCTAAATTGCCGGCCGTatgtaaataataatcacccgcaaagttacctatgtggtaactcgaaagcaggcataaggtgtataaaaccagaacacccttgttataccCATTTTCGTTTTcggccatgcgaagataaagcaaggtACATTCATACTCAAACTAAACAATTGTATTCTTCACTCAGAGAATGAGTGTTATTGTCAGCCAAGAAGAATTTGGTTCCATTGATCTTATTTATCATGTCACAATCAAAGGAGCAGCTGAAACACTTAAACCAATGGTAGGTGAACTGTTGCTGAACCAAACATAAGTTTGTGCGCATTAAACCAGTGTGTTTGCATTTTTTCAcccaaaaaatgaaaatcgtTTATCACATATACAGTTTTTCTGGGGTATTTGTTCAAATtgtattgtataatatttcatattgtGACACAGcgctatacagaaaaaaacacacacaaagttacatttggtgactagtaagctggcaggaggtgtatgagacaacacctgtgttatcaCGACCGGCATTGTCCCACCGacaggataaagcaagttaaattgTCTACATTCTTTATTAGCGtatatttaagttacattaattcattcattttgcCAACAGTTCTCAGATATTCCATCCAACTATGATTTACTTCATCAAAGTTTATCTCAACGAGGAGCACGAGTTCTTGCTCTTGGTTTTCGAACTCTTGGAAAAGGATTCTCGTCACAAGATGTAATATTTAGTTAATATAACTTGCGTACGATTTTGCATAggatttaaagttgttttacaataatttagcAATACTTTTTcttgattaaaacaaaacatatatttaaaattgaatttcctcaatatccacaaagttatgtatgtggtaacttgtaagttggcaTAGGGTTTATATAATGGAATATCcgtattctaattatattttgttagcCAACTGTTTAGGTAAGGTTTTTACCTTGCTGATTCTTTTTCACAGGACATTTATAGCGGTTagtttttgtgatttttttaaatctttcaaCAGAAAATAACTGATCCATAAAATTTCACTTATTAATAGATCCGAGCTTTGAAAAGAGAGGATGtcgaaaaaaatttaactttcgTTGGTTTTATCATTGTTTCAAGTCCACTGAAGCACGACTCAAAGTCGGTCATGCGAGAAATCCGTCATGCTTCACATCATGTGTGTAATATGttgaaaaagtgtttttatccttaaatatttaataggttaaaaacgtgtttttgtattgctaaatatttattttttggttaaaaaccggtttttattgttaaataagTGTTTGTtcaggttaaaaaaaatgttttatcattaaatatttattttttttaggttactATGATAACAGGAGACAACCCATTGACTGCATGTCATGTAGGGAAAGTTTTACGATTCTGCGGAAAAGAGGGTTGTCTTATACTCACGCAACTTGGTGAGTATTATTCCGCTTCTGTTGAAGACCTAATACTAGAACTCTAACATTTTAACCAAATCagtcatttttaatataaagttaagcTATTTTATGATAcggtacggtggggtaagatgggacatattctCTGTTCGTGTACCGTTttgtagtaaacgaaaaatatttacagaattatataactgaatcctcacgactttataagagcgttgttagttgttgaAAACACCATCACGATATATAGGGTTTAACTTCTAATGTTATTCAATCTTACTCCACCCTATATTAAGTTGAGGgccttttccttttttttagaaaatggaCAATGGGTTTGGAAATCAATTGATTGCCAAGATGTTTATGATTTGGACACCAAAGATTGGCAAGCTGTGCTTAAATCTGGTTACAATCTGTGCATGACGGGAGACGTGAGTAATAACCAATaacttttatgtatattttggTATGGTGTGTTTAAACACTGTTTCTAGattaatttctttttgtttattttatcagaCTTTTCCGAataattttatgaata
Protein-coding sequences here:
- the LOC100185695 gene encoding manganese-transporting ATPase 13A1, whose amino-acid sequence is MLFFRMNVSPIKDVLVHKLTLYNKRPVWFHGYLLPYVVAYVCAGIFLTKNYDTENYEYGIIIAVAIFLLQALTILSCFWSVHWRCWLTCSEASSPGISSFAKVVPTPHNGSVELVPIFKTENGNGDQKIWLEFQKVIYVFDHEEKKRFEAVSFPVEERFQFYQNCKGFQTEQEYEVAQQIYGKNEMAMIIPDFKELFQERATAPFFVFQVFCVGLWCLDEYWYYSLFTLFMLVTFEASLVWQQLRNMAEIRKMGNKAYPINVFRCRKWRPIPSDELVAGDIISLTRSSSVPGEEKHVPCDLLILRGRMIVDEAMLTGESIPQMKESIENVDPEKNLDLSVHSRVHVVSGGTRIVQHDPPPRTGAKEGASRPPDNGCVAFVLRTGFNTSQGKLLRTILFGVKRVTANNLETFAFILFLLMFAIAASSYVWIVGSADPNRSRYKLILNCVLILTSVVPPELPIELSLAVNSSLLALSKLHVFCTEPFRIPFAGKIDICCFDKTGTLTSDKLVVEGIAGICSEEQSSHVDNFNELCEVTNSPVDTQKVLATCHALMNMDDELVGDPLEQAMLKAVDCTLTKGDVIIPKRKIPGFQPLKVVQRFHFSSLLKRMSVIVSQEEFGSIDLIYHVTIKGAAETLKPMFSDIPSNYDLLHQSLSQRGARVLALGFRTLGKGFSSQDIRALKREDVEKNLTFVGFIIVSSPLKHDSKSVMREIRHASHHVTMITGDNPLTACHVGKVLRFCGKEGCLILTQLENGQWVWKSIDCQDVYDLDTKDWQAVLKSGYNLCMTGDGLSHLQNLDQKYLGRILPNVRIFARVSPKQKEQIITSLKQLGLNVLMCGDGTNDVGALKHAHVGVALLSNAPGKNIKPHEESDKHENRKISNEKETENDRNKGKNKMDKPRGARNRMQQQQQRQSDVPRRAKKLKEMLDEMESESQVVKMGDASIAAPFSYKLTSILAICHIIKQGRCTLVTTLQMFKILALNALVLAYSQSVLYLDGVKFSDSQATLQGLLLAGCFLFVSRSKPLKVLSKQRPLPNIFNSYTILTILCQFSIHFYSLYYLVSQAKARDPRDNVDIEADFEANLLNSTVYVLSLATQIITFGVNYRGNPFMESLLENKALLYSLSGAFAFMLVLVSDFVPDINDQFQIVHFENEFRMIVLQVVAGILLSTWSIDRTLRYVLGTGKLRKLW